The window GTTATTTGTAGACCTGTTATTCTGCTTAGTGGTTTCCTTTCAACCATTCTTTATGAATAAACATTTCAATATAGAAATGAATACGATACTCATTTCATTTCCCATTTTACAATTGTTAAATTTTGTATCTGATAAGTACCTGACCTGAATTTCGTTTAACATTTACATAACCAAATTATATGACAAGATGATCTTGGGCATAAATCGTGATCCATATATATACCATACTTCTGATTCGCAAATGGTTTAACTAATTGAGTAGAGAATAGAAACTAATTGGATACAGAATTAAAAAGTTTATAAACTAGAGGAACTAATTAGACACCACCAGAACGTGTTAGAACATTTTAGCTAGCGAAGAACTACACTTGAGAATTATAGTTTAAtataaattgtaaataaaaaTCCCAAACAAAGCATTGAACTACTTTTAAAGAATGTACAGCTGATGGAGTCGAAACCCAAAACTTCCCAAATTCTTTCAGTAACCAAGATATCGGAAAAGAAAgtagacaaaagaaaaaaagcatataaacaataaggaaagaaagaatgaaGCACATACAACACATGCAAAGACCAGGGCGATGGCAAAAGCAGGTCCTCCGGATCCTTCCTGGAAGGCAATAGCAACGGCCAAAGCGGACACAGTTGCAGAGTGAGATGAAGGCATTCCGCCAGAATCAAGCATCCGTTTAGATTCCCATTTTCTTTCCTTATACCTAAGAGGCCAAAAACCAACAAAACACCATAAATTAAGCACTGGGATGGGATCCCTCAGATCATGAAGAAATGTAGAGAAAAGTGGGAATGGGAAAGATCAAGAAAGAGAACCAGGTGGTAAAGAGTTTGAGAAACTGGGCGATGGCGCCAGCGAGGAAGGCGGAGAGGAGGGGGAGATTGGAAGCGAGGAAAGGAGCCGGCGAGGTTTTAATGGAAGATGAGGCTGCATCCCCAACCGTCATCACCTCGTCCATGAACACACAGCACAAAACTGTACCTCTCTGGTTAGTCACCGGAAAGTTAAACGAGGGAGAGAGGATGTGATTCCGATTGGGGAGGAAGATCGAATTCGGAGATTGGTCGTCAAAGAAAAGCCTTCCCTTCCCTTAATTGTTTTTCTATTCTATTCGGATATTTGAGTAATTTGCATAGATAAATAAAAGGATTGGATTGGATTGGTTTGGTGAGGCAGCACTTATTCCAATTTCCATCAACACCTCTCCATCTCCTTATAGCATAAAACACGATTTAATATTTTACCTTTTTAAATGATAAGGTGGTCTTGATTTAacttcaaaaaaagaaaatggataaTTATACCCCATAccaattttatgaataataattacatacataccaatatttttacaaatttgTAAATATACCAAACTCTATACTCTTCTATCATAGATAAACTtcgatagattttgttatatttgcaattttttaaaaaaattactattATGTTAATGTTTTGAATCTAAtttctatatttgcaactattgcaagaaaataatattaaacaaaatccacttttatttaaactcttttgataagaattattgaaaatcgTATCATACCTCGTATCACACAGTATTAGTTTAAAAAGTAACATGATGGAAGATCATTTTCTTTAGGGCTTTtccaaaaatagaacaaaaacgcaaaaatattttgaaaacgaaaaaagcttAGAAGTCCACAATGTGACATAATAAAAATACCCTGCAACTAATCCGCTACACATGCATGCGAAAAGCTCAGTACATGATCGTTCAAATATTGGAGCAGAATCATTCATTGcattggtacatgatcttgtactaaatataaacgattttgGTAGAccatcttgtaccaaatctaatgAAACGATTATGTACCAATACTTAAACGATCTTGGTACATTATATTGTACCAAATCCAAATGAtcttagtacacgatcttgtaccaaatctaaatgatcttggtaAACGATGTTTAGATCTATCACTTATCTATTTGGAtagatagacactaatatataGTGATAGTGGTCATCTATCTCTTTCTAGTGATAGTGGTCATCTATCTCTTTTTATTTGGGGTAGATGactaatcgtttagattttgatatacgatcgtgtaatgaaaaaaagaagaaaaagaagaagaggaggaggaagaagaagaagtagaacaCAATacttgataatgaaaaaaaaagtaaggaGATACATCGAAGATGAGAGatgacaaagaagaaagaaattctaGAAGAGGGGATGAACAAATGGCAAACAAGAAAAAATAGGAAGCAGAAGTAATAACATGAAGAAGATGTGCATGCATTCATCGAGAAATTTAAAGCTGATAATAGCAAATTTGGAATTTTTGAAAATACAATGGTGAATTtatagatttttattttttgttacctcaaccgtaaatatttttagattttgttcaatatatatgtaaattaattaatcttttcttttactATTTTGCTCGTTtgaataaatcttaaatttacaCAAAAACAGTcatgaaatttaaaaatttattgttaATTGCACAACTTTTAGAGTTAGttatgatttattattatttgtttaacataaaaacataaaattaacaTCACATATAATTGGTACTTTATCCATATTTTGAAATTTCTTCAACGTATGGTACTTTATCATATTCTGAAATTTCTTCTAACATATGGATAAAGTGCAAAATAATATATCAATTATTTTGGAAAGTCTCATCATATAATCGTTGGATAAATTTAAGGATAATTACCATGGGTAGCAATTGcaggaataataattaagtatatagtaatattttaaattttttacaaatatagcaaaatttgtttgtgatagacttctatcgctTATAGAATAGATTTTTATGGTCTGTTAGTGATAGATCAATATTTGCAACATAATATATAACTGCTAGACTTCTATCATTTATAGACTTtgaattgctatatttgcaattttttaaaatgttgtcatatatatactaatattttgaatctaactGCTAGATTTACAACTATCCCTAATTAATTTGGTCCAACTCCAATATATGTCATGCAACGTATTCAATTGACTAATTCATAACGCATCAAACGTTTAAATCgaaaaaatttaagaaagaaaGTACTTCATTAATATGTAGAAGAGTATACAAAATGTCAACAAAATATCCTCCCCTCGCCTAGCCAATCTACATACCATGCGATCGGATTGGTGGTTACTAATAAGAAGATGTGATGCAACAAGGTACAACATGTTATCAAGACGGCAAGTCACGCTGGATGTCTTTCGCTACCTAGGGGGagaaacaaaatatttgaaagattAGACAAAATGTCTAGTGAGTGAGGATTTCTTTAACACATTTCATTTCGGTTTTTACAGAAATAACGCATAAGTCATAACCTTGAAATTTCGCAAACTCAACACTTTTATCAGAATATGTGTTTCAAAATCTGAAAACCATTCTATTGCCCATGCTATGTCAAACATTTAAAATCGCAATACTTAGTTCACAAAGATTTTCTTTGGAAATTCACATTTTTTTCGCGTAAATCATTTCCATATAAATCACAAGGCACAAATTCACAACTTATCACAAATGTACCCACTACCTCTGTTAAGATGTCATTCATACATTCTCATCATCGAATTATGGTTATGCGAAGTAATATCAACGCATTAACAAGTATAGCCACTTACCATATATGTATAGAGTGTTTTCCTATACCAAATCACAACACAAGTATAAGATATTCTTACacaagatcacacaacaagtgtAAGGTTCCTCATACTAGATCAAAAAGCAAGTATAAGTTGTTCATTACATAAGCTACAAAAACTTTTCACAAAGCACAAAtcataattaattttcaaattatacATATCCATTGACAAATCAAATGACATTATCAAATAAACATCAATACTCAAGAGTCCAAGTATGATTTGAAAAtcattttagttttcaaaacattttaaaaaccACTCAATATGGAGATGAGATTTTCTTCTAGCCTAGGCAATTGACCGAACTCCTTGTTTATCTCAAACGCGTGGTAGCTCTAAAAAGTTTTCTCAACATCTCTTAAACTCTCCAACCCTTACTTAgcttagatttttttttttaattataagcTCTAAAACTTGCCCGAAACTCTCTTTTGATAGAACTTTAGCacttt is drawn from Cucumis melo cultivar AY chromosome 11, USDA_Cmelo_AY_1.0, whole genome shotgun sequence and contains these coding sequences:
- the LOC103495990 gene encoding uncharacterized protein LOC103495990; its protein translation is MDEVMTVGDAASSSIKTSPAPFLASNLPLLSAFLAGAIAQFLKLFTTWYKERKWESKRMLDSGGMPSSHSATVSALAVAIAFQEGSGGPAFAIALVFACVVMYDATGVRLHAGRQAELLNQIVCEFPPEHPLSSIRPLRDSLGHTPLQVIAGAVLGCVVAFLIRNQN